In one window of Brassica rapa cultivar Chiifu-401-42 chromosome A07, CAAS_Brap_v3.01, whole genome shotgun sequence DNA:
- the LOC103849264 gene encoding uncharacterized protein LOC103849264, translating into MGFKHKFSTHVTWQLTRLPGTQCTWSRGIWFSQANPKFAFMAWLALRDRLSTMDRVSNWSQGVDTACVLCKNATETKKHIFFEFSFSSHIWKTITKGILLNTYSTSWDDIIRQITNQSMEKKKRFALRYAFQTALYMIWTERNKRRHGEQPLPLLVLAKLIDKAIRNKLSLVQSKGVRGLEGMLQYWFVTRT; encoded by the coding sequence ATGGGATTCAAGCACAAATTCTCCACTCATGTGACTTGGCAGCTAACAAGACTACCAGGGACTCAATGCACTTGGAGCAGGGGTATCTGGTTCTCTCAGGCAAATCCCAAATTTGCTTTCATGGCTTGGTTAGCGCTGCGGGATAGGCTTTCCACCATGGATCGAGTTTCGAACTGGAGTCAAGGGGTGGACACGGCCTGTGTACTTTGCAAAAATGCTACTGAAACAAAGAAGCACATTTTCTTTGAGTTCAGCTTCTCCTCACATATTTGGAAAACTATCACCAAAGGAATACTGCTCAACACTTACTCTACTAGTTGGGATGACATTATCAGGCAGATCACAAACCAGtctatggagaagaagaagaggtttGCTCTTCGCTATGCTTTTCAGACTGCCTTGTACATGATCTGGACAGAACGCAACAAGAGGCGTCATGGTGAACAGCCTCTCCCATTACTGGTCTTGGCAAAGCTGATAGATAAAGCTATCAGGAACAAGCTCAGTTTGGTGCAGTCCAAAGGAGTAAGGGGGTTGGAAGGTATGCTGCAGTACTGGTTTGTCACAAGGACGTAA
- the LOC103849257 gene encoding DNA repair protein recA homolog 3, mitochondrial isoform X1, with the protein MAGILRNASLLRRSLFSSEVFTRAVVGTSSQHRGFAAKAKKKSKSDGNASSEEGMSKKEIALQQALDQITSSFGKGSIMWLGRAVSPRDVPVYSTGSFALDVALGVGGLPKGRVVEIYGPEASGKTTLALHVIAEAQKQGGTCVFVDAEHALDSSLAKAIGVNTENLLLSQPDCGEQALSLVDTLIRSGSVDVIVVDSVSKVAALVPKGELEGEMGDAHMAMQARLMSQALRKLSHSLSLSQTLLIFINQVRAKLSTFGGFGGPTEVTCGGNALKFYASMRLNIRRVGLVKKGEDTIGSQVAVKIVKNKLAPPFRTAQFELEFGKGICKVTEIIELSIKHKFIAKNGTFYNVNGKNYHGKEALKKFLRLNEPVQEELMTKLKEKLIVDEAADKESESEEEEDSGRVLVSSESTDDEAPAPVAAAAAVVES; encoded by the exons ATGGCTGGGATTCTCCGAAACGCGTCTTTACTGAGACGCTCTCTCTTCTCCTCTGAG GTGTTTACTAGAGCTGTGGTTGGCACATCGTCTCAGCATCGAGGTTTTGCTGCCAAAG CTAAGAAGAAGTCTAAGTCTGATGGAAATGCATCGTCTGAGGAAGGTATGTCGAAGAAGGAGATTGCTCTTCAGCAAGCACTTGATCAGATAACTAGCTCGTTTGGCAAAGGCTCCATCATGTGGCTCGGTCGTGCTGTTTCTCCCAGAGATGTCCCCGTTTACTCTACCGGGTCTTTTGCCCTCGATGTAGCACTAGGAGTTGGTGGCCTTCCTAAG GGACGTGTTGTGGAGATATATGGTCCTGAAGCATCTGGGAAAACAACACTTGCTCTTCATGTTATTGCTGAAGCACAGAAACAAGGAG GAACCTGTGTATTTGTAGATGCGGAGCATGCTCTTGACTCGTCACTTGCTAAGGCAATTGGTGTAAACACAGAGAATCTGCTTCTATCACAGCCTGATTGTGGTGAACAGGCCCTTAGTCTTGTAGACACTTTAATCCGAAGCGGTTCGGTTGATGTGATTGTTGTTGACAGTGTAAGTAAG GTGGCTGCTCTTGTACCTAAAGGAGAACTTGAGGGAGAGATGGGTGATGCTCATATGGCTATGCAAGCCAGATTGATGAGCCAAGCTTTGCGTAAACTAAGCCACTCTTTGTCGTTGTCCCAAACACTTCTCATCTTTATAAACCAG GTGAGAGCAAAGCTTTCTACATTCGGAGGATTTGGAGGTCCAACAGAAGTAACATGTGGTGGGAATGCCCTGAAGTTTTATGCTTCTATGCGTCTGAATATCAGGCGAGTGGGACTTGTCAAGAAAGGCGAAGAT ACAATAGGAAGTCAAGTTGCTGTGAAGATAGTGAAGAACAAACTGGCACCACCGTTTAGAACAGCGCAGTTTGAGCTTGAGTTTGGGAAAGGAATCTGCAAGGTCACGGAGATAATCGAGCTTAGCATTAAGCACAAGTTCATTGCCAAAAACGGAACGTTCTACAATGTAAACGGGAAGAACTACCATGGGAAAGAGGCGTTGAAGAAGTTTCTGAGACTTAATGAACCTGTTCAAGAAGAGCTCATGACCAAGCTCAAAGAGAAGCTTATCGTTGATGAAGCTGCAGATAAGGAGTCTGAatctgaggaagaagaagattctGGTCGAGTTTTGGTTTCTTCTGAGAGCACAGATGATGAAGCACCAGCTCcggttgctgctgctgctgcagtAGTTGAATCATGA
- the LOC103849257 gene encoding DNA repair protein recA homolog 3, mitochondrial isoform X2, whose amino-acid sequence MAGILRNASLLRRSLFSSEVFTRAVVGTSSQHRGFAAKAKKKSKSDGNASSEEGMSKKEIALQQALDQITSSFGKGSIMWLGRAVSPRDVPVYSTGSFALDVALGVGGLPKGRVVEIYGPEASGKTTLALHVIAEAQKQGGTCVFVDAEHALDSSLAKAIGVNTENLLLSQPDCGEQALSLVDTLIRSGSVDVIVVDSVAALVPKGELEGEMGDAHMAMQARLMSQALRKLSHSLSLSQTLLIFINQVRAKLSTFGGFGGPTEVTCGGNALKFYASMRLNIRRVGLVKKGEDTIGSQVAVKIVKNKLAPPFRTAQFELEFGKGICKVTEIIELSIKHKFIAKNGTFYNVNGKNYHGKEALKKFLRLNEPVQEELMTKLKEKLIVDEAADKESESEEEEDSGRVLVSSESTDDEAPAPVAAAAAVVES is encoded by the exons ATGGCTGGGATTCTCCGAAACGCGTCTTTACTGAGACGCTCTCTCTTCTCCTCTGAG GTGTTTACTAGAGCTGTGGTTGGCACATCGTCTCAGCATCGAGGTTTTGCTGCCAAAG CTAAGAAGAAGTCTAAGTCTGATGGAAATGCATCGTCTGAGGAAGGTATGTCGAAGAAGGAGATTGCTCTTCAGCAAGCACTTGATCAGATAACTAGCTCGTTTGGCAAAGGCTCCATCATGTGGCTCGGTCGTGCTGTTTCTCCCAGAGATGTCCCCGTTTACTCTACCGGGTCTTTTGCCCTCGATGTAGCACTAGGAGTTGGTGGCCTTCCTAAG GGACGTGTTGTGGAGATATATGGTCCTGAAGCATCTGGGAAAACAACACTTGCTCTTCATGTTATTGCTGAAGCACAGAAACAAGGAG GAACCTGTGTATTTGTAGATGCGGAGCATGCTCTTGACTCGTCACTTGCTAAGGCAATTGGTGTAAACACAGAGAATCTGCTTCTATCACAGCCTGATTGTGGTGAACAGGCCCTTAGTCTTGTAGACACTTTAATCCGAAGCGGTTCGGTTGATGTGATTGTTGTTGACAGT GTGGCTGCTCTTGTACCTAAAGGAGAACTTGAGGGAGAGATGGGTGATGCTCATATGGCTATGCAAGCCAGATTGATGAGCCAAGCTTTGCGTAAACTAAGCCACTCTTTGTCGTTGTCCCAAACACTTCTCATCTTTATAAACCAG GTGAGAGCAAAGCTTTCTACATTCGGAGGATTTGGAGGTCCAACAGAAGTAACATGTGGTGGGAATGCCCTGAAGTTTTATGCTTCTATGCGTCTGAATATCAGGCGAGTGGGACTTGTCAAGAAAGGCGAAGAT ACAATAGGAAGTCAAGTTGCTGTGAAGATAGTGAAGAACAAACTGGCACCACCGTTTAGAACAGCGCAGTTTGAGCTTGAGTTTGGGAAAGGAATCTGCAAGGTCACGGAGATAATCGAGCTTAGCATTAAGCACAAGTTCATTGCCAAAAACGGAACGTTCTACAATGTAAACGGGAAGAACTACCATGGGAAAGAGGCGTTGAAGAAGTTTCTGAGACTTAATGAACCTGTTCAAGAAGAGCTCATGACCAAGCTCAAAGAGAAGCTTATCGTTGATGAAGCTGCAGATAAGGAGTCTGAatctgaggaagaagaagattctGGTCGAGTTTTGGTTTCTTCTGAGAGCACAGATGATGAAGCACCAGCTCcggttgctgctgctgctgcagtAGTTGAATCATGA
- the LOC103849254 gene encoding nucleosome assembly protein 1;2 isoform X1 has protein sequence MSNDKDNLNMSALTAALNEEDRAGLVNALKDKLQNLAGQHSDVLENLTPAVRKRVEVLREIQNQHDEIEAKFFEERAALEAKYQKLYQPFYTKRCEIVTGVVEVEGLPEEVKTEQGADKAAQEKGVPDFWLIALKNNEITAEEITERDEGALKYLKDIKWNRVEEPKGFKLEFFFDENPYFKNTVLTKTYHMIDEDEPILEKAIGTEIEWYPGKCLTQKILKKKPKKGSKNTKPITKTEDCESFFNFFSPPQVPEDEADLDDDMADELQGQMEHDYDIGSTIKEKIISHAVSWFTGEAVDPDDLEMDEDDDDEIDEDDEEDEDDDEDDDEDEDDDDEEDDEDEEAELGKRRRKKVLWSSAGQKKSGRSQVAEGQQGERPAECKQQ, from the exons ATGAGCAACGACAAAGACAACTTGAACATGTCCGCTCTCACCGCCG CTCTTAACGAGGAGGATCGAGCAGGCCTTGTTAATGCTCTCAAG GATAAGTTGCAGAATTTGGCTGGACAACACTCGGATGTCCTTGAGAACTTGACTCCGGCAGTCAGGAAGCGTGTTGAGGTTCTAAGAGAGATTCAA AACCAACATGATGAAATTGAAGCAAAGTTCTTCGAAGAGAGGGCAGCTCTAGAAGCTAAGTATCAAAAGTTGTATCAGCCTTTCTACACCAAG CGATGTGAGATTGTGACCGGTGTGGTTGAAGTTGAAGGTTTACCTGAGGAAGTGAAAACAGAACAAGGAGCAGATAAAGCTGCTCAAG AGAAAGGAGTACCTGATTTCTGGCTTATCGCACTGAAGAACAACGAAATTACCGCTGAGGAG ATAACTGAGCGAGATGAAGGTGCTCTCAAATATCTTAAGGACATCAAGTGGAACAGGGTCGAAGAACCAAAAGGGTTCAAGCTCGAGTTTTTCTTTGATGAGAACCCTTACTTCAAGAACACTGTCTTGACCAAGACATATCACATGATTGATGAAGATGAGCCTATCCTCGAGAAGGCCATTGG GACGGAGATTGAGTGGTATCCTGGAAAATGTTTGACTCAGAAGATCCTGAAAAAGAAGCCAAAGAAGGGATCCAAAAACACAAAGCCGATCACTAAGACTGAGGACTGTGAGAGTTTCTTCAACTTCTTCAGTCCACCTCAAGTTCCCGAGGACGAAGCTGATCTTGATGATGACATG GCTGATGAACTCCAAGGCCAAATGGAGCATGATTATGATATTGG ATCAACCATTAAAGAGAAAATCATTTCCCATGCTGTGTCATGGTTCACTGGTGAAGCTGTTGATCCAGATGACCTTGAGATGGACGAGGACGATGATGATGAgattgatgaagatgatgaggaggaCGAGGACGATGATGAGGACGATGATGAGGACGAGGATGATGACGATGAGGAAGACGACGAGGATGAAGAGGCAGAGCTAGGAAAGAGGAGGAGAAAGAAGGTACTATGG TCATCAGCTGGGCAAAAG AAGTCTGGAAGAAGTCAAGTTGCTGAAGGTCAACAAGGTGAGAGGCCCGCGGAGTGTAAGCAGCAGTGA
- the LOC103849254 gene encoding nucleosome assembly protein 1;2 isoform X2 — protein sequence MSNDKDNLNMSALTAALNEEDRAGLVNALKDKLQNLAGQHSDVLENLTPAVRKRVEVLREIQNQHDEIEAKFFEERAALEAKYQKLYQPFYTKRCEIVTGVVEVEGLPEEVKTEQGADKAAQEKGVPDFWLIALKNNEITAEEITERDEGALKYLKDIKWNRVEEPKGFKLEFFFDENPYFKNTVLTKTYHMIDEDEPILEKAIGTEIEWYPGKCLTQKILKKKPKKGSKNTKPITKTEDCESFFNFFSPPQVPEDEADLDDDMADELQGQMEHDYDIGSTIKEKIISHAVSWFTGEAVDPDDLEMDEDDDDEIDEDDEEDEDDDEDDDEDEDDDDEEDDEDEEAELGKRRRKKSSAGQKKSGRSQVAEGQQGERPAECKQQ from the exons ATGAGCAACGACAAAGACAACTTGAACATGTCCGCTCTCACCGCCG CTCTTAACGAGGAGGATCGAGCAGGCCTTGTTAATGCTCTCAAG GATAAGTTGCAGAATTTGGCTGGACAACACTCGGATGTCCTTGAGAACTTGACTCCGGCAGTCAGGAAGCGTGTTGAGGTTCTAAGAGAGATTCAA AACCAACATGATGAAATTGAAGCAAAGTTCTTCGAAGAGAGGGCAGCTCTAGAAGCTAAGTATCAAAAGTTGTATCAGCCTTTCTACACCAAG CGATGTGAGATTGTGACCGGTGTGGTTGAAGTTGAAGGTTTACCTGAGGAAGTGAAAACAGAACAAGGAGCAGATAAAGCTGCTCAAG AGAAAGGAGTACCTGATTTCTGGCTTATCGCACTGAAGAACAACGAAATTACCGCTGAGGAG ATAACTGAGCGAGATGAAGGTGCTCTCAAATATCTTAAGGACATCAAGTGGAACAGGGTCGAAGAACCAAAAGGGTTCAAGCTCGAGTTTTTCTTTGATGAGAACCCTTACTTCAAGAACACTGTCTTGACCAAGACATATCACATGATTGATGAAGATGAGCCTATCCTCGAGAAGGCCATTGG GACGGAGATTGAGTGGTATCCTGGAAAATGTTTGACTCAGAAGATCCTGAAAAAGAAGCCAAAGAAGGGATCCAAAAACACAAAGCCGATCACTAAGACTGAGGACTGTGAGAGTTTCTTCAACTTCTTCAGTCCACCTCAAGTTCCCGAGGACGAAGCTGATCTTGATGATGACATG GCTGATGAACTCCAAGGCCAAATGGAGCATGATTATGATATTGG ATCAACCATTAAAGAGAAAATCATTTCCCATGCTGTGTCATGGTTCACTGGTGAAGCTGTTGATCCAGATGACCTTGAGATGGACGAGGACGATGATGATGAgattgatgaagatgatgaggaggaCGAGGACGATGATGAGGACGATGATGAGGACGAGGATGATGACGATGAGGAAGACGACGAGGATGAAGAGGCAGAGCTAGGAAAGAGGAGGAGAAAGAAG TCATCAGCTGGGCAAAAG AAGTCTGGAAGAAGTCAAGTTGCTGAAGGTCAACAAGGTGAGAGGCCCGCGGAGTGTAAGCAGCAGTGA
- the LOC103849254 gene encoding nucleosome assembly protein 1;2 isoform X4 has protein sequence MSNDKDNLNMSALTAALNEEDRAGLVNALKDKLQNLAGQHSDVLENLTPAVRKRVEVLREIQNQHDEIEAKFFEERAALEAKYQKLYQPFYTKRCEIVTGVVEVEGLPEEVKTEQGADKAAQEKGVPDFWLIALKNNEITAEEITERDEGALKYLKDIKWNRVEEPKGFKLEFFFDENPYFKNTVLTKTYHMIDEDEPILEKAIGTEIEWYPGKCLTQKILKKKPKKGSKNTKPITKTEDCESFFNFFSPPQVPEDEADLDDDMADELQGQMEHDYDIGSTIKEKIISHAVSWFTGEAVDPDDLEMDEDDDDEIDEDDEEDEDDDEDDDEDEDDDDEEDDEDEEAELGKRRRKKSSAGQKV, from the exons ATGAGCAACGACAAAGACAACTTGAACATGTCCGCTCTCACCGCCG CTCTTAACGAGGAGGATCGAGCAGGCCTTGTTAATGCTCTCAAG GATAAGTTGCAGAATTTGGCTGGACAACACTCGGATGTCCTTGAGAACTTGACTCCGGCAGTCAGGAAGCGTGTTGAGGTTCTAAGAGAGATTCAA AACCAACATGATGAAATTGAAGCAAAGTTCTTCGAAGAGAGGGCAGCTCTAGAAGCTAAGTATCAAAAGTTGTATCAGCCTTTCTACACCAAG CGATGTGAGATTGTGACCGGTGTGGTTGAAGTTGAAGGTTTACCTGAGGAAGTGAAAACAGAACAAGGAGCAGATAAAGCTGCTCAAG AGAAAGGAGTACCTGATTTCTGGCTTATCGCACTGAAGAACAACGAAATTACCGCTGAGGAG ATAACTGAGCGAGATGAAGGTGCTCTCAAATATCTTAAGGACATCAAGTGGAACAGGGTCGAAGAACCAAAAGGGTTCAAGCTCGAGTTTTTCTTTGATGAGAACCCTTACTTCAAGAACACTGTCTTGACCAAGACATATCACATGATTGATGAAGATGAGCCTATCCTCGAGAAGGCCATTGG GACGGAGATTGAGTGGTATCCTGGAAAATGTTTGACTCAGAAGATCCTGAAAAAGAAGCCAAAGAAGGGATCCAAAAACACAAAGCCGATCACTAAGACTGAGGACTGTGAGAGTTTCTTCAACTTCTTCAGTCCACCTCAAGTTCCCGAGGACGAAGCTGATCTTGATGATGACATG GCTGATGAACTCCAAGGCCAAATGGAGCATGATTATGATATTGG ATCAACCATTAAAGAGAAAATCATTTCCCATGCTGTGTCATGGTTCACTGGTGAAGCTGTTGATCCAGATGACCTTGAGATGGACGAGGACGATGATGATGAgattgatgaagatgatgaggaggaCGAGGACGATGATGAGGACGATGATGAGGACGAGGATGATGACGATGAGGAAGACGACGAGGATGAAGAGGCAGAGCTAGGAAAGAGGAGGAGAAAGAAG TCATCAGCTGGGCAAAAGGTttaa
- the LOC103849254 gene encoding nucleosome assembly protein 1;2 isoform X3 produces MSNDKDNLNMSALTAALNEEDRAGLVNALKDKLQNLAGQHSDVLENLTPAVRKRVEVLREIQNQHDEIEAKFFEERAALEAKYQKLYQPFYTKRCEIVTGVVEVEGLPEEVKTEQGADKAAQEKGVPDFWLIALKNNEITAEEITERDEGALKYLKDIKWNRVEEPKGFKLEFFFDENPYFKNTVLTKTYHMIDEDEPILEKAIGTEIEWYPGKCLTQKILKKKPKKGSKNTKPITKTEDCESFFNFFSPPQVPEDEADLDDDMADELQGQMEHDYDIGSTIKEKIISHAVSWFTGEAVDPDDLEMDEDDDDEIDEDDEEDEDDDEDDDEDEDDDDEEDDEDEEAELGKRRRKKVLWSSAGQKV; encoded by the exons ATGAGCAACGACAAAGACAACTTGAACATGTCCGCTCTCACCGCCG CTCTTAACGAGGAGGATCGAGCAGGCCTTGTTAATGCTCTCAAG GATAAGTTGCAGAATTTGGCTGGACAACACTCGGATGTCCTTGAGAACTTGACTCCGGCAGTCAGGAAGCGTGTTGAGGTTCTAAGAGAGATTCAA AACCAACATGATGAAATTGAAGCAAAGTTCTTCGAAGAGAGGGCAGCTCTAGAAGCTAAGTATCAAAAGTTGTATCAGCCTTTCTACACCAAG CGATGTGAGATTGTGACCGGTGTGGTTGAAGTTGAAGGTTTACCTGAGGAAGTGAAAACAGAACAAGGAGCAGATAAAGCTGCTCAAG AGAAAGGAGTACCTGATTTCTGGCTTATCGCACTGAAGAACAACGAAATTACCGCTGAGGAG ATAACTGAGCGAGATGAAGGTGCTCTCAAATATCTTAAGGACATCAAGTGGAACAGGGTCGAAGAACCAAAAGGGTTCAAGCTCGAGTTTTTCTTTGATGAGAACCCTTACTTCAAGAACACTGTCTTGACCAAGACATATCACATGATTGATGAAGATGAGCCTATCCTCGAGAAGGCCATTGG GACGGAGATTGAGTGGTATCCTGGAAAATGTTTGACTCAGAAGATCCTGAAAAAGAAGCCAAAGAAGGGATCCAAAAACACAAAGCCGATCACTAAGACTGAGGACTGTGAGAGTTTCTTCAACTTCTTCAGTCCACCTCAAGTTCCCGAGGACGAAGCTGATCTTGATGATGACATG GCTGATGAACTCCAAGGCCAAATGGAGCATGATTATGATATTGG ATCAACCATTAAAGAGAAAATCATTTCCCATGCTGTGTCATGGTTCACTGGTGAAGCTGTTGATCCAGATGACCTTGAGATGGACGAGGACGATGATGATGAgattgatgaagatgatgaggaggaCGAGGACGATGATGAGGACGATGATGAGGACGAGGATGATGACGATGAGGAAGACGACGAGGATGAAGAGGCAGAGCTAGGAAAGAGGAGGAGAAAGAAGGTACTATGG TCATCAGCTGGGCAAAAGGTttaa